The following proteins are co-located in the Capsicum annuum cultivar UCD-10X-F1 unplaced genomic scaffold, UCD10Xv1.1 ctg42654, whole genome shotgun sequence genome:
- the LOC124891956 gene encoding secreted RxLR effector protein 161-like: MKDIPYASIVGSLIYAQTCTRPDISFAVDSDYASCVDTRNSIFGYLFLLTGGAISWKSAKQSIIAASTMEAEFVACFEATVQANWLRNFISGLGLVDNIVRTLKIYCDNTAAVFFLQER, from the exons atgaaagatattccttatgcatcaatagttgggagtctTATATATGCCCAAACATGTACAAGGCCAGACATCAGTTTTGCTGTTG ATTCAGATTATGCTAGTTGTGTGGATACAAGAAATTCCatatttggatatttgtttctaTTAACTGGAGGAGCAATATCATGGAAGAGTGCGAAGCAGTCTATTATAGCTGCATCCACTATGGAAGCTGAGTTTGTTGCATGTTTTGAGGCCACAGTCCAGGCTAATTGGCTGCGAAACTTTATTTCAGGACTTGGACTAGTCGACAATATAGTCAGGACActgaaaatttattgtgataatactgCCGCAGTTTTTTTTCTCCAAGAACGATAA